TTGCTGGAAAAACACTGCTCACAATCAGACGGGTGCACGAATCTCTCAGCAATTCGATGGACCAGATAATGGGAGTGGGCACATCTGGGAGTAGCCACACCTTTCCGATGTCGAAGCATCTGAACTTATTCAAGTATTGTAATCAAGTGAAGGATAACTGGAAGATAAGTGGCAATTCATTCACCGGGCAGTGCTGAGCCCAAGCAGCATCTGGCCGTTGTTGCCGGAAGGGATGTAGGAAACATTGGGTGAGCGCGCAATCACCCCAGCTATCTCCTTAGCAGCCTCGATCCTCCTGAGCTCGATCAGGCCATTGCCTACAAGAGCGGTGGCATCTGAGATGAGCCGTGCGGAGTCACTCTCTCCCTCCGCGCGAACAATAGCAGCACGCCTCTCCTGCTCTGCACGCGCAACGAGGAACCTGGAGCGCTCAGCCTCCTGCTGCGCGACCTGCTTCTTCTCAACGGCCTGGGCGAAGTCGTTCCCGTAGGCGAGGTGGGTGATGGCGACGTCATCGAGCACGATGTTGAACTCGCCGGCGCGCCGGACGAGGGCTTCACGGACGAGGGCAGAGACGTGGGGACGGTCGGTGAGGAGCTGGTCTGCGTTGAACTGGGCGACGACGGCCTTGAGCACCTCGTTGCCGATGGAGGGGAGCACCTTGTCGTCATAGTCGAGGCCGAGGTTGGTGAAGATTTCAGGAAGGCGTTCCACATCGGGGCGGGCGAGGACGCGGAGCGTGAGGCTGACCATCTGCAGATCCTTGGTTCCGGAGGTGGAGGAGAAGCTGTGCGGGCGCGTGCGGATGTCGAAGAGGAAGGGCTTCTGGAGCCAGGGGACGAGGAAGTGGGTGCCCTCCGAGACGACCGCCGGGAGAACGCCCTGGAAGCGGTCGAAGATGACCGCCCGTTGGCCGCCGTCCACCGTGTAGAGGG
The sequence above is a segment of the Aegilops tauschii subsp. strangulata cultivar AL8/78 chromosome 6, Aet v6.0, whole genome shotgun sequence genome. Coding sequences within it:
- the LOC109780852 gene encoding prohibitin-3, mitochondrial is translated as MAGGGQAAVSFLTKVAKVAAGLGLTASAVSTSLYTVDGGQRAVIFDRFQGVLPAVVSEGTHFLVPWLQKPFLFDIRTRPHSFSSTSGTKDLQMVSLTLRVLARPDVERLPEIFTNLGLDYDDKVLPSIGNEVLKAVVAQFNADQLLTDRPHVSALVREALVRRAGEFNIVLDDVAITHLAYGNDFAQAVEKKQVAQQEAERSRFLVARAEQERRAAIVRAEGESDSARLISDATALVGNGLIELRRIEAAKEIAGVIARSPNVSYIPSGNNGQMLLGLSTAR